One Felis catus isolate Fca126 chromosome D2, F.catus_Fca126_mat1.0, whole genome shotgun sequence DNA window includes the following coding sequences:
- the LOC101091405 gene encoding olfactory receptor 13G1-like, translated as MNQTLVTEFLILGFSETPQLQMLLFPVFLLLYMVALSGNLLIMVAIGSCPALHTPMYFFLVNLAVVDILCTSTILPKLLGSMVADRTISYGGCIVQLFSFTWSLGAELLLFSAMAYDRYVAICWPLRYSTLMDSRVCRLLAVAVWTISLANTSVNTGLLLHLPFCHSNVVEHFFCEIPPLLKLSCAPTRLNEAMAFTADVILALGNFSVIMLSYGCIIASILRIRSASGKRRAFSTCSSHLLVVSLYYCTVIYTYIRPASRYSLHKDKVVSVIYTSVAPSLNPLIYSLRNTEVKAALRRLFS; from the coding sequence ATGAACCAGACACTGGTCACCGAGTTCCTCATTCTGGGATTCTCAGAAACACCTCAGCTGCAAATGCTCctctttcctgtcttcctcctcctctacaTGGTGGCCCTCTCTGGAAACCTGCTCATCATGGTGGCCATTGGCTCCTGCCCTGCCTtgcacacccccatgtacttcttcctggtAAACCTGGCCGTGGTGGACATCCTCTGCACCTCCACGATCCTGCCCAAGCTCCTGGGCAGCATGGTGGCTGACAGGACCATCTCCTACGGGGGTTGCATAGTGCAGCTTTTCTCCTTCACGTGGTCTCTGGGAGCTGAGCTGCTGCTGTTTTCcgccatggcctatgaccgctacgtGGCCATCTGCTGGCCCCTGCGCTACAGCACCCTCATGGACTCCCGGGTTTGCAGGCTCTTGGCCGTGGCCGTGTGGACCATCAGCCTGGCCAACACTAGTGTGAACACCGGCCTCCTGCTGCACCTGCCCTTCTGCCATTCCAACGTGGTCGAGCACTTCTTCTGTGAGATCCCCCCTCTGCTGAAGCTCTCCTGTGCCCCGACACGCCTGAACGAGGCCATGGCCTTCACTGCAGACGTGATCCTGGCCTTGGGGAACTTCTCTGTGATCATGCTCTCCTACGGCTGCATCATCGCCAGCATCCTGCGCATCCGCTCGGCCTCAGGCAAGCGACGggccttctccacctgctcctcccacctcctggtGGTCTCCCTGTACTACTGCACTGTCATCTACACCTACATCCGCCCAGCATCCAGATACTCATTGCACAAGGACAAGGTGGTGTCTGTGATCTACACTTCGGTGGCGCCCTCCCTGAACCCCCTTATCTACTCCCTGAGGAACACGGAGGTCAAAGCTGCCCTCCGGAGGCTGTTCTCCTGA